From Macaca mulatta isolate MMU2019108-1 chromosome 3, T2T-MMU8v2.0, whole genome shotgun sequence, the proteins below share one genomic window:
- the TSPAN33 gene encoding tetraspanin-33 isoform X4, with protein sequence MMAEVISMVMVAVGVYARLMKHAAALACLAVDPAILLVVVGVLMFLLTFCGCIGSLRENICLLQTFSLCLTAVFLLQLAAGILGFVFSDKARGKVSEIINNAIVHYRDDLDLQNLIDFGQKKFSCCGGISYKDWSQNMYFNCSEDNPSRERCSVPYSCCLPTPDQAVINTMCGQGMQAFDYLEASKVIYTNGCIDKLVNWIHSNLFLLGGVALGLAIPQLVGILLSQILVNQIKDQIKLQLYNQQHRADPWY encoded by the exons GTGATTTCCATGGTGATGGTGGCTGTGGGTGTCTACGCTCGACTGATGAAGCATGCAG CAGCCCTAGCCTGCCTGGCAGTGGACCCTGCCATCCTGCTGGTCGTGGTGGGTGTCCTCATGTTCCTGCTCACCTTCTGTGGCTGCATTGGGTCCCTCCGTGAGAACATCTGCCTCCTGCAGACG TTCTCCCTCTGCCTCACCGCCGTGTTCCTGCTGCAGCTGGCCGCTGGGATCCTGGGCTTCGTCTTCTCAGACAAG GCTCGAGGGAAAGTGAGTGAGATCATCAACAATGCCATTGTGCACTACCGAGATGACTTGGATCTGCAGAACCTCATCGATTTTGGCCAGAAAAAG TTTAGCTGCTGTGGAGGGATTTCCTACAAGGACTGGTCCCAGAACATGTATTTCAACTGCTCGGAAGACAACCCCAGTCGAGAGCGCTGCTCTGTGCCTTACTCCTGTTGCTTGCCTACCCCTGACCAG GCAGTGATCAACACTATGTGTGGCCAAGGTATGCAGGCCTTTGACTACTTGGAAGCTAGCAAAGTCATCTACACCAATGGCTGTATTGACAAGTTGGTCAACTGGATACACAGCAACTTATTCTTACTTGGTGGTGTGGCTCTAGGCCTGGCCATCCCCCAG CTGGTGGGAATTCTGCTGTCCCAGATCCTAGTGAATCAGATCAAAGATCAGATCAAGCTACAGCTCTACAACCAGCAGCACCGGGCTGACCCATGGTACTGA
- the TSPAN33 gene encoding tetraspanin-33 isoform X3, which produces MMAEVISMVMVAVGVYARLMKHAEAALACLAVDPAILLVVVGVLMFLLTFCGCIGSLRENICLLQTFSLCLTAVFLLQLAAGILGFVFSDKARGKVSEIINNAIVHYRDDLDLQNLIDFGQKKFSCCGGISYKDWSQNMYFNCSEDNPSRERCSVPYSCCLPTPDQAVINTMCGQGMQAFDYLEASKVIYTNGCIDKLVNWIHSNLFLLGGVALGLAIPQLVGILLSQILVNQIKDQIKLQLYNQQHRADPWY; this is translated from the exons GTGATTTCCATGGTGATGGTGGCTGTGGGTGTCTACGCTCGACTGATGAAGCATGCAG AAGCAGCCCTAGCCTGCCTGGCAGTGGACCCTGCCATCCTGCTGGTCGTGGTGGGTGTCCTCATGTTCCTGCTCACCTTCTGTGGCTGCATTGGGTCCCTCCGTGAGAACATCTGCCTCCTGCAGACG TTCTCCCTCTGCCTCACCGCCGTGTTCCTGCTGCAGCTGGCCGCTGGGATCCTGGGCTTCGTCTTCTCAGACAAG GCTCGAGGGAAAGTGAGTGAGATCATCAACAATGCCATTGTGCACTACCGAGATGACTTGGATCTGCAGAACCTCATCGATTTTGGCCAGAAAAAG TTTAGCTGCTGTGGAGGGATTTCCTACAAGGACTGGTCCCAGAACATGTATTTCAACTGCTCGGAAGACAACCCCAGTCGAGAGCGCTGCTCTGTGCCTTACTCCTGTTGCTTGCCTACCCCTGACCAG GCAGTGATCAACACTATGTGTGGCCAAGGTATGCAGGCCTTTGACTACTTGGAAGCTAGCAAAGTCATCTACACCAATGGCTGTATTGACAAGTTGGTCAACTGGATACACAGCAACTTATTCTTACTTGGTGGTGTGGCTCTAGGCCTGGCCATCCCCCAG CTGGTGGGAATTCTGCTGTCCCAGATCCTAGTGAATCAGATCAAAGATCAGATCAAGCTACAGCTCTACAACCAGCAGCACCGGGCTGACCCATGGTACTGA